One Sphingomonas sp. FARSPH DNA segment encodes these proteins:
- a CDS encoding fatty acid desaturase, with the protein MTCTLGDTAPRNGSITIEWPTVAVAMLIYGGWLALTWWHAALPTPVIVVAGGWLVAWHGSLQHETIHGHPTRWRAVNAAIGAVPLSLWLPYGLYRDSHVAHHGSPHITDPLDDPESRYVASGHGARHVAARVQATLLGRLLIGPVLAVLALVADEVRRLLRRPDSAVRDWLPHLALVVPIVAWLEWTGFGTLRYLLLVVYPGLSLTLLRSFAEHRADLPGPSRAATVERAGPLGLLYLNNHLHTAHHDRPDLAWYRLPAHQRRHHARLSAQAGRAHRSYGEIVRRFALTPHDALVHPDRR; encoded by the coding sequence ATGACCTGTACGCTTGGAGATACGGCGCCCCGCAACGGCAGCATCACGATCGAATGGCCGACCGTGGCCGTCGCCATGCTGATCTACGGCGGCTGGCTGGCGCTGACCTGGTGGCATGCGGCGCTGCCGACACCGGTGATCGTCGTCGCGGGCGGCTGGCTCGTCGCCTGGCACGGCTCTCTCCAGCACGAGACGATCCATGGCCATCCGACCCGCTGGCGCGCGGTGAATGCGGCAATCGGCGCCGTGCCGCTGTCGCTCTGGTTGCCCTACGGTCTCTATCGCGACAGCCACGTCGCGCATCACGGCAGCCCGCATATCACTGATCCGCTCGATGACCCGGAATCGCGCTATGTCGCATCGGGCCACGGGGCACGCCATGTCGCAGCGCGGGTGCAGGCGACGCTGCTCGGCCGACTGCTGATCGGACCGGTCCTCGCCGTGCTCGCGCTGGTCGCCGACGAGGTGCGCCGACTGCTCCGCCGGCCCGACAGCGCCGTCCGCGACTGGCTGCCGCACCTCGCGCTCGTCGTGCCGATCGTCGCGTGGCTCGAGTGGACGGGGTTCGGCACGCTGCGCTATCTCCTGCTGGTGGTGTATCCCGGCCTGTCGCTGACGCTGCTGCGCTCCTTCGCCGAGCATCGCGCCGACCTGCCTGGCCCCAGCCGCGCCGCGACCGTCGAGCGCGCCGGGCCACTCGGCCTGCTCTATCTCAACAACCATCTGCACACCGCGCATCACGATCGCCCGGATCTCGCCTGGTATCGCCTGCCCGCCCACCAGCGCCGCCACCATGCGCGCCTGTCCGCGCAAGCGGGGCGCGCCCATCGCAGCTATGGCGAGATCGTCCGCCGCTTCGCGCTGACGCCGCATGACGCCCTGGTGCACCCCGACCGGCGATGA
- a CDS encoding GlxA family transcriptional regulator, which yields MRDIAFLVYPGYSLMALAMVAGFEVVNDLEGGPFYDLHFISETGGPVRTSAGAMLQTEAFTQKPFDTLVVGGATVLAPSTPGVIGFMRDAFKRHRRVAAVCTGAFVLAEAGLLDGRRATTHWLHARELQLDHPAAKVEADRIFINDGPVWTSAGMTAGIDLGLALIESDLGPEPAKAVARKLVLYHRRGGGQSQFSTLLELSPKSDRIQAALAYARENLHKRLSVPDLAEAAHLSPRQFSRAFHAETGQSPAKAIENLRVESARGLMEQSRHPIDVVARQTGFSDRDHMRRAFLRAFGQPPQVLRRNARLSSA from the coding sequence GTGCGTGACATCGCCTTTCTCGTCTACCCCGGCTATTCGTTGATGGCCCTGGCAATGGTGGCGGGCTTCGAAGTCGTGAACGACCTGGAGGGCGGTCCTTTCTACGACCTGCACTTCATCTCAGAGACGGGCGGCCCGGTGCGGACCTCGGCGGGGGCGATGCTCCAGACCGAAGCGTTTACGCAGAAGCCGTTCGACACTTTGGTGGTCGGCGGCGCGACGGTCTTGGCGCCGTCCACCCCCGGCGTGATCGGGTTCATGCGCGATGCGTTCAAGCGCCATCGCCGGGTGGCGGCGGTATGCACCGGAGCCTTCGTGCTGGCCGAGGCCGGGCTGCTGGACGGTCGCCGCGCGACGACCCACTGGCTTCACGCGCGCGAACTCCAGCTCGACCATCCGGCTGCCAAGGTTGAAGCAGACCGGATCTTTATCAACGACGGCCCGGTCTGGACGTCGGCGGGGATGACCGCAGGCATTGATCTCGGGCTTGCGCTGATCGAGAGCGATCTTGGGCCGGAGCCGGCCAAGGCGGTCGCGCGCAAGCTCGTACTTTATCACCGTCGCGGCGGCGGGCAGTCGCAGTTCTCGACGCTGCTGGAGCTGTCACCCAAGTCTGACCGCATCCAGGCGGCGCTTGCCTATGCGCGCGAGAACCTGCACAAGCGGCTGAGCGTGCCCGACCTGGCCGAGGCGGCACATCTCAGCCCGCGCCAGTTTAGCCGCGCATTCCACGCCGAGACCGGCCAGTCGCCGGCCAAGGCGATCGAGAATCTACGGGTCGAAAGCGCTCGCGGCCTCATGGAGCAAAGTCGCCACCCGATTGACGTGGTGGCGCGCCAGACCGGCTTCAGTGACCGTGACCATATGCGTCGCGCATTTCTGCGGGCGTTTGGACAACCACCGCAAGTTCTTCGCCGAAACGCGAGACTGAGCTCGGCTTAA
- a CDS encoding alpha/beta hydrolase: MPRMPLLVALIAFVFPMSASAQGIPVAPMATPAQPDAIPLATGGVPGMPPESWFTLAGRPTVRNVSTATLLPVLPAKDKATGAAAVIAPGGGFVMESMEAEAMKPARWLADHGIAAFVLKYRLDPTPAPMEAFKQAALARFAAAAMAGAKGGADIPAPAPALADAQAAMRLVRTQAARWGIDPKRIAYVGFSAGAIMGVDLVKAAVPGTTPDLFAAIYPSMAPVIVAPNAPPLFVAVASDDELFGKQGYGLPDSWRRAGRPVELHVYEHGGHGFGFDGKPGTTSVGWNQALLGWLSAHGWFAKQ, translated from the coding sequence ATGCCGCGCATGCCCCTCCTCGTCGCCTTGATCGCGTTCGTCTTTCCCATGTCCGCCTCCGCACAGGGCATTCCCGTCGCGCCAATGGCGACGCCGGCGCAACCGGACGCGATCCCGCTCGCCACCGGCGGCGTGCCGGGCATGCCACCGGAAAGCTGGTTCACGCTCGCCGGCCGTCCCACCGTGCGCAACGTGTCGACAGCCACGCTGCTCCCCGTGCTACCCGCGAAGGACAAGGCGACGGGCGCCGCGGCCGTCATCGCGCCCGGCGGCGGCTTTGTCATGGAATCGATGGAGGCGGAGGCGATGAAGCCCGCGCGTTGGCTCGCGGATCACGGCATCGCCGCCTTCGTCCTCAAATACCGGCTCGATCCGACGCCAGCGCCGATGGAAGCGTTCAAGCAGGCGGCGCTGGCGCGCTTCGCCGCCGCGGCGATGGCGGGCGCCAAGGGCGGCGCCGACATTCCCGCGCCTGCGCCGGCGCTTGCCGATGCACAGGCGGCGATGCGGCTGGTCCGCACACAGGCCGCACGCTGGGGCATCGATCCCAAGCGCATCGCCTATGTCGGATTTTCGGCCGGTGCTATCATGGGCGTCGATCTGGTGAAGGCCGCCGTCCCCGGGACGACTCCGGACCTGTTCGCTGCCATCTATCCTTCCATGGCGCCGGTCATCGTGGCCCCGAACGCGCCGCCACTGTTCGTCGCGGTCGCGAGCGACGACGAGCTGTTCGGCAAGCAGGGTTACGGCTTGCCGGACAGCTGGCGCCGCGCCGGCCGCCCTGTCGAGCTGCACGTCTACGAACATGGCGGCCACGGCTTCGGCTTTGACGGCAAGCCCGGCACGACCAGCGTCGGCTGGAACCAGGCGCTGCTCGGCTGGCTGAGCGCGCACGGCTGGTTCGCGAAACAATAG
- a CDS encoding ATP-grasp domain-containing protein, which translates to MTADLAILYEHPQWFTPLFAALDRRGVAYDTLTPRTAFDPAEAQPPAPVILSRLAMSAFLREAEHPIFWAQSLLARWEMSGARVLNGTAALAIDTSKARQLALIASLGLAIPATRVVHRAADVPAAAAAIGFPLVVKANIGGAGAGIVRFDDMAALSAAVADGTMPTSIDGVLLVQDYVPARGGTITRIETLDRAYLYAIDVAGAGAFDLCPADACQVPGSAITMTATEPPAHLRDAAERIARAAALDLGGVEVMIDDRDGTPRFYDVNALSNFVARPLDVLGWDPHDRLVDRIVGWIGEAR; encoded by the coding sequence ATGACCGCCGATCTCGCCATTCTCTACGAACATCCGCAATGGTTTACGCCGCTGTTCGCCGCGCTGGACCGGCGCGGTGTCGCCTATGATACGCTGACCCCGCGCACGGCCTTCGACCCTGCCGAGGCGCAGCCGCCCGCGCCAGTGATCCTCAGCCGGCTGGCGATGTCGGCGTTCCTGCGCGAGGCGGAGCATCCGATCTTCTGGGCGCAGTCGCTGCTTGCGCGCTGGGAGATGTCCGGCGCGCGGGTGCTGAACGGCACCGCGGCGCTCGCGATTGACACGTCGAAGGCGCGCCAGCTAGCGCTGATCGCCTCGCTCGGTCTCGCCATTCCCGCGACCCGCGTCGTCCATCGCGCCGCCGATGTCCCCGCCGCGGCGGCGGCGATCGGCTTTCCGCTGGTGGTGAAGGCCAATATCGGCGGCGCCGGCGCCGGTATCGTACGCTTCGACGACATGGCCGCCCTCAGCGCCGCGGTCGCGGACGGCACGATGCCGACCAGCATCGACGGCGTGCTGCTGGTGCAGGACTATGTCCCCGCGCGAGGCGGCACGATCACGCGGATCGAGACGCTCGACCGCGCCTATCTCTACGCGATCGACGTCGCCGGCGCCGGGGCGTTCGACCTGTGCCCGGCGGACGCCTGCCAGGTTCCCGGCAGCGCGATCACCATGACCGCGACCGAGCCGCCCGCGCACCTGCGTGACGCGGCGGAGCGCATCGCCCGCGCCGCCGCGCTCGATCTCGGCGGGGTCGAGGTGATGATCGACGATCGCGACGGCACGCCCCGCTTCTACGACGTCAACGCGCTGTCGAACTTCGTCGCCAGGCCGCTCGACGTGCTGGGCTGGGACCCGCACGACCGGCTGGTCGACCGGATCGTCGGCTGGATCGGGGAGGCACGCTGA
- a CDS encoding dicarboxylate/amino acid:cation symporter: MKIPAVGRILAGLIAGLTLGYLAGPNSVALPTLQTIGGVWLDALRMPIIPLVFALVVTGLGSGSGSGGSSRVARRAIGAFVLFLSASAVFGVALGSAMFRGWQVTGLDAVRATGTKLPDLPPLGETLRALVPVNPIASAAQGAIVPVVLFALVFAIALRHIDRSRAAAIADACQGIADALLVIIGWVLLVAPIGVFALAFDVAARSGFAVGALLLWYVVARVVGGVVLLAAFVLLVAVAARTRLSAFLRAVLPAQSVAFSTQSSLASLPAMLEATRTLGLPARPVGTVLPLAVALFRISAPTAIGLATLALARLNSIELGIGQLGLVALLAVLNNLVIAGLPNQISFFAAYAPVALAVGVPIELLPLFLAVDTIPDMFATAANVTADVAVTTILTERETEDADGTLAAG; this comes from the coding sequence ATGAAGATTCCTGCCGTTGGACGCATATTGGCGGGTCTGATCGCCGGTCTGACCCTAGGGTATCTGGCGGGGCCGAACAGCGTCGCGCTGCCGACCCTGCAGACGATCGGCGGGGTGTGGCTCGACGCCTTGCGGATGCCGATCATCCCGCTCGTCTTCGCGCTGGTGGTGACCGGCCTGGGCAGTGGATCTGGCTCGGGCGGATCGAGCCGCGTGGCGCGCCGCGCGATCGGCGCGTTCGTTCTGTTCCTCTCCGCCTCGGCCGTGTTCGGCGTCGCACTCGGATCGGCCATGTTCCGCGGGTGGCAGGTGACCGGCCTCGACGCGGTGCGCGCGACCGGCACGAAGCTGCCCGACCTGCCGCCGCTCGGCGAGACGTTGCGCGCGCTGGTGCCGGTCAATCCGATCGCCTCGGCAGCGCAGGGCGCGATCGTGCCCGTCGTGCTGTTCGCGTTGGTCTTCGCCATCGCGCTGCGCCACATCGACCGGTCGCGCGCCGCCGCCATCGCCGACGCCTGCCAGGGCATTGCCGACGCGCTGCTCGTCATCATCGGCTGGGTCCTGCTCGTCGCGCCGATCGGCGTCTTCGCGCTGGCGTTCGACGTCGCCGCACGCAGCGGCTTCGCGGTCGGGGCGCTGCTGCTCTGGTATGTCGTCGCGCGTGTCGTCGGCGGTGTCGTCCTGCTCGCGGCGTTCGTGCTGCTCGTCGCGGTCGCCGCGCGCACGCGGCTGTCGGCGTTCCTGCGCGCTGTGCTGCCCGCGCAATCGGTCGCGTTCAGCACGCAATCCTCGCTCGCCTCGCTGCCTGCCATGCTGGAGGCGACGCGGACGCTCGGCCTGCCCGCGCGGCCGGTGGGCACGGTGCTGCCGCTAGCCGTCGCGCTGTTCCGAATCAGCGCACCCACCGCGATCGGCCTCGCGACGCTCGCGCTGGCGCGTCTCAACAGTATCGAGCTTGGCATCGGCCAGCTCGGCCTCGTCGCGCTGCTCGCCGTGCTCAACAATCTCGTGATCGCCGGGCTGCCGAACCAGATCAGCTTCTTTGCCGCCTACGCCCCCGTGGCGCTGGCCGTCGGCGTCCCGATCGAACTGCTGCCGCTGTTCCTCGCAGTCGATACCATCCCCGACATGTTCGCGACGGCGGCCAACGTCACCGCCGACGTCGCGGTCACGACCATTCTCACCGAGCGCGAGACGGAGGATGCAGACGGGACATTGGCGGCTGGCTGA
- a CDS encoding SDR family NAD(P)-dependent oxidoreductase, with protein MSFPSTRGVAVITGASAGIGAIYADRLARRGYDLVLVARNAERLDALAAKLRHETGREVNTLVADLSDKAGMAKVEAVLRENADITMLVNNAGVGSVASILQADVDTMTAMIDLNVTALTRLSYAAAPAFVARGAGTIVNISSAVAIAVEALNGVYSASKAYVLAFGHSLQKDLADKGVQVQTVLPAATATEFWDVAGYAPQKTAESTMSAEDLVDAALAGLDNGEIVTIPALHDNDAWTRWEQDRRQLASKIRNPRPAPRYEFN; from the coding sequence ATGAGCTTCCCATCAACCCGCGGCGTCGCTGTCATCACCGGTGCATCCGCCGGTATCGGGGCCATCTATGCCGATCGTCTGGCCCGGCGCGGCTACGACCTGGTCCTCGTCGCCCGCAACGCGGAACGGCTTGACGCGCTGGCGGCCAAGCTGCGCCACGAGACGGGCCGCGAGGTCAACACGCTCGTCGCAGACCTCAGTGACAAGGCAGGGATGGCCAAGGTCGAGGCGGTGCTTCGCGAGAACGCCGACATCACCATGCTGGTCAACAACGCCGGCGTCGGCTCGGTCGCGTCGATCCTGCAGGCGGATGTCGACACTATGACCGCGATGATCGACCTCAACGTCACCGCACTCACTCGACTATCCTACGCCGCCGCGCCGGCGTTCGTTGCGCGCGGCGCCGGCACGATCGTCAACATCTCTTCGGCCGTGGCGATCGCGGTCGAGGCGCTGAACGGCGTCTACAGCGCGTCCAAGGCCTATGTACTCGCCTTCGGCCATTCGCTGCAGAAGGACCTCGCCGATAAAGGCGTGCAGGTCCAGACGGTGCTGCCGGCGGCCACCGCTACCGAGTTCTGGGACGTCGCGGGCTACGCTCCGCAAAAGACGGCCGAGAGCACGATGAGTGCCGAAGACCTCGTCGACGCGGCACTTGCTGGGCTCGACAATGGCGAGATCGTGACCATCCCGGCGCTGCACGACAACGACGCGTGGACGCGTTGGGAGCAGGACCGTCGCCAGCTCGCCTCCAAGATCCGCAATCCCAGGCCAGCGCCGCGCTACGAGTTCAACTGA
- a CDS encoding TonB-dependent receptor: MPLNSLADVERVEVLRGPQGLLFGKNTTAGLISITTARPELGTWSSSGRVQAGSRDQVQSQAVVNVPIGDTAALRVVGGYQYQKPSTQLVGPGRLDPVRRWFGTGKLLWKPTDRLSLYAIVDNQNNSGIEAYSTIRKFGGNDPTPIPAAFRPFAPANFVFVQNTALGVVASPTNNKTAIGSTDVVRDEKSFGAQLAVNYDAGPVAITSVTAYRNLKARANNDVDQTPVAFFDTNIANSQSYQLSEELRVANSDHGAIDYTAGLYFFRQHIDAQILQDGTFGVFPASFPVRLSPVNGQSNFNYTTKSYAGFAQLTFNLTSQLRLIAGGRYTRDEIASTTTVTAVPGVCNLVTFLLSGGQRCIGALAAPIVAGRNADGFSGRAGIEYAVTPTANLYATYTRGYKGPAISSAAGVAFNVDPETVDAYEIGGKFDLLDRKLSLNVAGFINNFRDFQAQVFDPTLNGGLGSFRTGNASELKTRGVEAEAIVRPARGISFNGGVTYLDAKYGNYNVACFTGQTAAQGCTLAGPSFNAAGTPLVGASKWTTSLAANIDQPIGDDLKVFVTADWRYRSRFYYAINDPNTIQPGYSLVNATVGIGDIGDHARFSVFVRNLFDKRYAAAIYPGNFSAGQYVQTLPDNAFRRIGGAFEWRF; the protein is encoded by the coding sequence GTGCCCCTCAATTCGCTGGCGGATGTCGAGCGCGTCGAGGTGCTGCGCGGGCCGCAGGGGCTGCTGTTCGGCAAGAACACCACCGCGGGCCTTATCTCGATCACCACCGCCCGGCCAGAACTCGGCACGTGGAGCAGCAGCGGCCGGGTGCAGGCCGGTAGCCGCGACCAGGTCCAGTCGCAGGCGGTGGTGAACGTGCCGATCGGCGATACCGCGGCGCTGCGCGTCGTCGGTGGCTATCAGTATCAGAAGCCCTCGACGCAGCTTGTCGGCCCCGGCCGGCTCGATCCGGTGCGGCGCTGGTTCGGCACGGGCAAATTGCTATGGAAGCCGACCGATCGGCTCAGCCTGTATGCGATCGTCGACAACCAGAACAATAGCGGGATCGAAGCCTATTCGACGATCCGCAAGTTCGGCGGCAACGATCCGACGCCGATCCCCGCGGCCTTCCGTCCCTTCGCACCCGCCAATTTTGTCTTCGTCCAGAATACGGCACTCGGCGTCGTCGCCTCCCCGACGAACAACAAGACCGCGATCGGCAGCACCGACGTCGTGCGCGACGAAAAGAGCTTCGGCGCCCAGCTTGCGGTCAATTACGACGCGGGTCCGGTGGCGATCACGTCGGTCACCGCCTATCGCAACCTGAAGGCCCGCGCGAACAACGACGTCGACCAGACGCCGGTGGCGTTCTTCGACACCAACATCGCCAATTCGCAATCGTATCAGCTGTCCGAAGAGCTGCGCGTCGCGAACTCGGACCACGGCGCGATCGACTATACCGCAGGCCTCTATTTCTTCCGTCAGCATATCGACGCGCAGATCTTGCAGGACGGCACGTTCGGCGTCTTCCCCGCGAGTTTCCCGGTGCGCCTGTCGCCGGTCAACGGACAATCGAACTTCAACTATACGACGAAAAGCTATGCCGGCTTCGCGCAGCTGACCTTCAACCTGACGTCGCAGCTGCGTCTGATCGCCGGCGGTCGCTACACGCGCGATGAGATCGCATCGACGACCACCGTCACCGCGGTGCCGGGCGTGTGCAACCTCGTCACCTTCCTGCTGAGCGGCGGCCAGCGCTGCATCGGGGCGCTCGCCGCGCCGATCGTCGCGGGCCGGAACGCCGATGGCTTTTCCGGGCGGGCGGGGATCGAATATGCCGTGACGCCGACTGCGAACCTCTACGCCACCTATACGCGCGGCTACAAGGGGCCGGCGATCAGTTCTGCCGCCGGTGTCGCGTTCAACGTCGATCCCGAGACGGTCGACGCCTATGAGATCGGCGGCAAGTTCGACCTGCTCGACCGCAAGCTCAGCCTGAACGTCGCGGGCTTCATCAACAACTTCCGCGATTTCCAGGCGCAGGTATTCGACCCCACGCTGAACGGCGGTCTGGGCTCGTTCCGCACCGGCAATGCGAGCGAACTGAAGACGCGCGGCGTCGAGGCGGAGGCGATCGTCCGCCCTGCGCGCGGTATCAGCTTCAACGGCGGCGTCACCTACCTCGACGCCAAATACGGCAATTACAACGTCGCCTGCTTCACCGGACAGACCGCGGCGCAGGGGTGCACGCTCGCCGGGCCGAGCTTCAACGCCGCGGGCACGCCGCTGGTCGGCGCATCGAAATGGACGACCAGCCTTGCCGCCAATATCGACCAGCCGATCGGCGACGACCTGAAGGTCTTCGTCACCGCCGACTGGCGCTATCGCAGCCGCTTCTATTACGCGATCAACGATCCCAACACGATCCAGCCGGGCTATTCGCTGGTCAACGCGACGGTCGGGATCGGCGACATCGGCGATCATGCCCGCTTTAGCGTCTTCGTGCGCAACCTGTTCGACAAGCGCTATGCGGCGGCAATCTATCCGGGCAATTTCTCGGCGGGTCAGTACGTACAGACGCTGCCCGACAACGCCTTTCGCCGCATCGGCGGGGCGTTCGAGTGGCGCTTCTGA
- a CDS encoding TetR/AcrR family transcriptional regulator has product MSGTKIQRRTQEQRTADTRAALFEAAVRAISRLGYTRASNAVIADEAGVSRGAITHHFASRAAFIADVVRWVFDAEVIAYRELQSERQIGSRVSDWPRISWEVLSRPSGVAVLEIFVASRSDPDLAALIKPVQTAIEELAAKAFRERLGTNVADNSAIRLVVWAMRGMSLGREFIDNPAAMEESVDLLGSLLERAAPNGTLEELLPSPARSENR; this is encoded by the coding sequence ATGAGCGGGACAAAGATTCAGCGGCGGACGCAGGAGCAGCGCACGGCGGACACGCGCGCAGCGCTGTTCGAGGCGGCGGTCCGGGCGATCAGCCGACTGGGTTATACCCGCGCCAGCAACGCCGTGATCGCCGACGAAGCCGGGGTCAGCCGCGGCGCGATCACCCACCATTTCGCCTCGCGCGCCGCCTTCATCGCGGACGTGGTGCGCTGGGTCTTCGATGCCGAGGTGATCGCCTATCGCGAGCTCCAAAGCGAGAGGCAGATCGGATCGCGTGTCTCGGACTGGCCCCGTATCTCGTGGGAGGTGCTGTCACGGCCTTCGGGGGTCGCGGTGCTCGAGATCTTCGTCGCCTCGCGCAGCGATCCCGACCTCGCCGCGCTCATCAAGCCGGTGCAGACAGCGATCGAGGAGCTTGCCGCCAAGGCTTTCCGCGAGCGCCTTGGCACGAATGTCGCCGACAACTCGGCCATTCGGCTGGTGGTCTGGGCTATGCGGGGCATGTCGCTGGGGCGCGAGTTCATCGACAATCCGGCCGCGATGGAGGAGTCGGTCGACCTCCTCGGCTCACTGCTGGAACGCGCCGCACCGAACGGAACGCTCGAGGAATTGCTTCCCTCGCCCGCACGATCAGAAAACAGATAG
- a CDS encoding glycoside hydrolase family 3 N-terminal domain-containing protein has product MSLRASRARSTQRRTFEYGEDPCIRAARGAAVDGVQSQHVLSTVKHFALNAQERPHAVDGRIADDAFA; this is encoded by the coding sequence ATGTCGCTGCGTGCATCCCGTGCGCGATCCACGCAACGGCGCACGTTCGAGTATGGCGAGGATCCGTGCATCCGGGCTGCTCGCGGCGCGGCGGTCGACGGCGTCCAGTCGCAGCACGTGCTATCGACGGTCAAGCATTTCGCGCTTAACGCGCAGGAACGGCCGCATGCGGTCGACGGCCGGATCGCCGACGATGCTTTCGCATGA
- a CDS encoding glycoside hydrolase family 3 C-terminal domain-containing protein: MLLRNRGALLPLSKDVASIVVIGAMPMPGCCRGRIDAGPAGGWADVSLPMGVRGPSPIQQPDDRATLAPGEVRIDGRYPAEAAAAARRADVAIVFATQWMTEGADVPDLSLPGGQDATIAAVAAANPKTIVVLETGGPVLMPWLDKTGAVLEAWYGGAKGGDAIAATLFGDVNPSGRLPVTFPASADQLPRPALPYAGMVDRDFAAGLAAGKSYPIDYDIEGADVGYRWFARKGAVPLFPFGFGLGYTTFDHGAVTVTGGARPSARVTIRNTGMRAGSEVAQLYLVSTPAGRTLRLAGFAKVVVPTAEAVTATIPIEPRLLADSKGGRWTMPAGAYGFALGRSATDLGPVVTVTLPARQWR; this comes from the coding sequence GTGCTGCTGCGCAACCGCGGCGCGCTGCTGCCGCTGTCGAAGGATGTCGCGTCGATCGTTGTGATCGGCGCTATGCCGATGCCGGGGTGCTGTCGGGGGCGGATCGACGCAGGTCCAGCCGGCGGGTGGGCCGACGTGTCGCTGCCGATGGGGGTGAGGGGCCCCTCGCCAATACAACAACCAGACGATCGCGCGACGTTGGCACCCGGCGAGGTACGCATCGATGGCCGCTATCCGGCCGAGGCGGCGGCCGCCGCCCGCCGCGCCGACGTCGCGATCGTCTTCGCGACGCAGTGGATGACAGAGGGCGCGGACGTCCCCGACCTGTCGCTGCCCGGGGGTCAGGATGCGACGATCGCCGCGGTCGCCGCAGCCAATCCCAAGACGATCGTCGTGCTAGAGACCGGCGGCCCCGTGCTGATGCCCTGGCTCGACAAGACCGGCGCGGTGCTGGAGGCGTGGTATGGCGGCGCGAAAGGGGGTGATGCGATTGCGGCGACGCTGTTCGGCGACGTGAACCCGTCGGGTCGGTTGCCGGTGACATTCCCCGCCTCGGCCGACCAGCTGCCGCGCCCGGCGCTGCCCTATGCCGGGATGGTCGACCGCGATTTCGCCGCCGGGCTGGCCGCGGGCAAGAGCTATCCGATCGATTACGACATCGAAGGCGCGGACGTCGGCTATCGCTGGTTTGCGCGCAAGGGGGCGGTGCCGCTGTTCCCGTTCGGCTTCGGGCTCGGTTACACGACGTTCGATCATGGCGCGGTGACGGTCACCGGCGGCGCCCGGCCAAGCGCGCGCGTGACGATCCGCAACACGGGGATGCGCGCAGGCAGCGAGGTGGCCCAGCTTTACCTCGTATCGACGCCGGCAGGGCGTACGCTGCGCCTCGCCGGATTTGCCAAGGTGGTCGTGCCAACCGCCGAAGCCGTGACCGCGACCATCCCGATCGAGCCGCGCCTGCTCGCCGACAGCAAGGGCGGCCGCTGGACCATGCCGGCGGGTGCCTATGGATTCGCGCTCGGCCGGTCTGCCACCGACCTGGGCCCGGTCGTCACCGTAACCCTCCCGGCGCGCCAGTGGCGCTGA
- a CDS encoding LLM class flavin-dependent oxidoreductase, with amino-acid sequence MRYGFWMPVFGGWLRNVPDEGMDASWAYAKALTQDAERWGYDLTLIAELNLNDIKGIDQPALDAWSTAAALAAVTERLELMVAVRPNFHHPALFAKAAANIDRIAGGRLSLNVVSSWWADEARQYGLQFDQHDDRYARTAEWLSVVDGLWTQERFSFAGQFYTTDAAICAPKPVKRPTIYAGGESEAAKTMIATQCDAYVMHGDPVAAIAPKIVDMAGRRRAAGGPPMHYGMAAYAIVRDSEAEAKRELERITTVTDLPAGYANFDQWLSGTQLERELKLQEYSVSNRGLRPNLVGTPEQLKERIAEYEAAGLDLLLLQMSPQAEEMERFAAQVMGTTAVTNIVAA; translated from the coding sequence ATGCGCTACGGGTTCTGGATGCCGGTGTTCGGCGGCTGGCTGCGCAACGTCCCCGACGAAGGCATGGATGCGAGCTGGGCCTATGCCAAGGCGCTGACGCAGGATGCCGAGCGCTGGGGTTACGACCTGACGCTGATCGCCGAGTTGAACCTCAACGACATCAAAGGCATCGACCAGCCCGCGCTCGACGCCTGGTCGACCGCCGCCGCGCTCGCTGCGGTGACCGAGCGGCTGGAGCTGATGGTCGCGGTGCGCCCCAATTTCCACCATCCCGCATTGTTCGCCAAGGCGGCGGCGAACATCGACCGGATCGCCGGCGGCCGCCTGTCGCTCAACGTCGTGTCGAGCTGGTGGGCCGACGAGGCCCGCCAATACGGTCTGCAATTCGACCAGCACGACGATCGCTACGCCCGCACCGCCGAATGGCTCAGCGTCGTCGATGGCCTGTGGACGCAGGAGCGTTTCAGCTTCGCCGGGCAATTCTACACGACCGACGCGGCGATCTGCGCCCCCAAGCCCGTCAAACGCCCCACCATCTATGCCGGTGGCGAGAGCGAGGCGGCCAAGACGATGATCGCCACACAATGCGACGCCTATGTCATGCACGGCGATCCCGTCGCGGCGATCGCGCCGAAGATCGTCGATATGGCCGGCCGCCGCCGCGCCGCCGGCGGTCCGCCGATGCACTACGGCATGGCGGCCTATGCCATCGTCCGCGACAGCGAGGCGGAGGCGAAGCGCGAGCTCGAACGCATTACCACGGTCACCGATCTGCCCGCGGGATATGCCAATTTCGACCAATGGCTGTCGGGCACGCAACTGGAGCGCGAACTCAAGCTCCAGGAATATTCGGTGTCCAACCGGGGGTTGCGCCCCAATCTGGTCGGCACGCCCGAGCAACTGAAGGAACGGATCGCCGAGTATGAGGCGGCGGGCCTCGACCTGCTGCTCTTGCAGATGAGCCCACAGGCGGAGGAGATGGAACGCTTCGCCGCACAGGTGATGGGCACGACCGCCGTGACGAACATCGTCGCAGCATGA